The Hujiaoplasma nucleasis DNA window ATAACTTATAACCTAAATCTTGTCAACATCTATATTTATATCTAAAATAAGAAAGAAAAGGATTTATTTTTGCTTGATCTTTCGATAAGGAATCAACATTGAAACTTGCTTCTTGTAATCATTAAATCCTGGCCTATTTTCTAGTTTCTTTTCCATCATAGGTATAGAAATAAATAAGAATAAAGCTATCATGGCTAGGGGATATAAAATATTCATATCAAGGGTCTTACTAATGCCCAAATACATTAAATAAACACCCACCCAAATTGATAATTCTCCAAGGTAATTTGGATGTCTTGAATACAACCATATGCCTCGATCAATAATTTGTGATTTGCTATCTCTGTTTTGTCTAAATTCATACATTTGCTTGTCAGCTAAAAATTGAATGGATGTCGCAAATAACATTAGAACAAAACCTAATATGATCCAAATATTAATAGATCCACCCTTAATTATTACTTCATATGCATTGATTAATTGAATGTATACGACCAAGGTAGGTATCAAATGGATAGCGCCAAAATTAGACAATAAATAATATTTTGTAGTTTTTTCTTTTATGAGGTCATAACGCCAATCTTGTTCCTTAAAACCAGTCCAGTTTTTCCACCAATTATAAGTCAATCTAATGGCCCACAACATAATACCAACGATTAATAAAACAGTGGTTAAATCAATCATAACTGCTTGGTAATAAACCCACCACAAAATAATTACCGGAGGTATGACTGACCAATAAGGATCATACATAGATGAGTTCTTAGTTATTAAACTGAAAGCGAAAATAACAATGGTCATCATAAGGTTTGCTACAAAGCTTAATAACAATACATTATCAATTACTGATTCAAAAGCATAGAAAGAAATAATACCAACAATAAAAGAAATTAAGTAAGCGAGAATGAAAACATAACCTGTTTGTTTTTTAGTTAACTTTAAGAAATCCA harbors:
- a CDS encoding DUF1295 domain-containing protein codes for the protein MDFLKLTKKQTGYVFILAYLISFIVGIISFYAFESVIDNVLLLSFVANLMMTIVIFAFSLITKNSSMYDPYWSVIPPVIILWWVYYQAVMIDLTTVLLIVGIMLWAIRLTYNWWKNWTGFKEQDWRYDLIKEKTTKYYLLSNFGAIHLIPTLVVYIQLINAYEVIIKGGSINIWIILGFVLMLFATSIQFLADKQMYEFRQNRDSKSQIIDRGIWLYSRHPNYLGELSIWVGVYLMYLGISKTLDMNILYPLAMIALFLFISIPMMEKKLENRPGFNDYKKQVSMLIPYRKIKQK